A window of Pseudophryne corroboree isolate aPseCor3 chromosome 12, aPseCor3.hap2, whole genome shotgun sequence contains these coding sequences:
- the NKX2-1 gene encoding homeobox protein Nkx-2.1, whose product MSMSPKHTTPFSVSDILSPLEESYKKVAMEGSGLGAPLAAYRQSQVSQPTMQQHTMGHNGPVTAAYHMTAAGVPQLSHTTMGGYCNGNIGNLGNMGDLPPYQETMRNSSATGWYGANPDPRFSTISRFMGPSNGMNMGGLGNMGSLGDVGKSMAPLQSTPRRKRRVLFSQAQVYELERRFKQQKYLSAPEREHLASMIHLTPTQVKIWFQNHRYKMKRQAKDKAAQQQMQQDNSSCQQQQSPRRVAVPVLVKDGKPCQAGSNTPTTGLQTHQQQAATALTVTTNGLGQHQSHQTNSAGQSPDMGPHSTSPSSLQSQVTNLSHLNSSSSDYGTAMSCSTLLYGRTW is encoded by the exons ATGTCGATGAGTCCCAAGCATACTACACCCTTCTCTGTGTCTGACATACTGAGTCCTCTGGAGGAGAGCTACAAGAAAGTGGCTATGGAGGGTTCGGGATTAGGGGCTCCCCTCGCAGCCTACAGGCAATCTCAGGTGTCTCAGCCCACTATGCAGCAGCATACTATGGGCCACAATGGGCCAGTGACTGCTGCCTACCACATGACAGCTGCGGGGGTCCCCCAGCTCTCCCACACCACAATGGGGGGCTACTGCAACGGCAACATAGGCAACCTGGGCAATATGGGCGACCTTCCACCTTACCAAGAGACAATGAGGAATAGTTCAGCTACTGGATGGTATGGAGCTAACCCGGACCCCAGATTCTCCACAA taTCTCGTTTCATGGGTCCCTCCAATGGAATGAATATGGGAGGTCTCGGTAATATGGGGTCATTAGGAGACGTGGGCAAGAGTATGGCCCCCCTTCAGAGCACCCCAAGGAGAAAGCGAAGGGTCTTGTTCTCTCAGGCCCAAGTGTATGAGCTAGAAAGGCGATTCAAGCAGCAGAAGTACCTATCTGCTCCGGAGAGAGAGCACTTGGCCAGCATGATCCACCTCACTCCCACGCAGGTGAAGATTTGGTTTCAGAACCACCGCTACAAGATGAAGAGACAAGCCAAGGACAAAGCAGCCCAACAGCAGATGCAACAGGACAACAGctcctgccagcagcagcaatCTCCAAGGCGGGTCGCAGTGCCAGTGTTGGTAAAGGACGGCAAGCCATGCCAAGCAGGCTCTAATACACCCACCACTGgccttcaaacccatcagcagcaGGCAGCCACAGCCCTCACGGTCACCACCAATGGCCTGGGACAGCATCAAAGCCACCAAACAAACAGTGCAGGCCAGTCTCCAGATATGGGTCCACACTCTACCAGCCCATCCAGTCTTCAGAGCCAGGTCACCAACCTATCTCACCTAAACTCTTCCAGTTCTGACTATGGCACAGCCATGTCCTGCTCTACCTTGCTATATGGCAGGACATGGTGA